From Demequina lutea, a single genomic window includes:
- a CDS encoding lycopene cyclase domain-containing protein has protein sequence MSSVYPGGAYLAALFVSLAGLGLLDRRYCLALFADARRTLATVGIGVAVFLVWDLEGVGLGIFFRGDSRYLTGIQVAPEVPLEELFFLTLLVYQTLLLWLAFSRRPAARRPDITSDESAR, from the coding sequence GTGAGCTCGGTGTACCCGGGCGGCGCATACCTGGCCGCGTTGTTCGTGAGCCTCGCGGGTCTCGGCCTTTTGGATCGCCGGTACTGCCTCGCGCTGTTTGCCGACGCGCGCAGGACGCTCGCGACCGTCGGGATCGGCGTCGCCGTGTTCCTCGTGTGGGACCTCGAGGGCGTGGGGCTTGGGATCTTCTTCCGCGGTGACTCGCGCTACCTGACGGGGATTCAGGTGGCACCCGAGGTTCCGCTTGAGGAGCTCTTCTTCCTGACCTTGCTGGTCTACCAAACGCTGCTCTTGTGGCTCGCGTTTTCGCGGCGGCCCGCGGCGCGACGCCCCGACATCACGTCCGACGAGAGCGCCCGATGA
- a CDS encoding aminodeoxychorismate/anthranilate synthase component II: protein MTSILVIDNYDSFVYTIVGYLRQMGALTTVVRNDAVDLTVIPQYDGVLVSPGPGIPANAGASMDVIRGCAAAGVPMLGICLGHQALAEVFGAVVSHAPELMHGKTSLISHEGGSVLAGLPSPFTATRYHSLAVEPPTVPDTLEVTCTTANGIIMGLRHRILPLTGVQFHPESVLTEGGHRLLANWLEECGMPDAEARSAGLSPLVRK from the coding sequence ATGACTAGCATCCTGGTCATCGACAACTACGACTCGTTCGTCTATACAATCGTGGGCTACTTGCGTCAAATGGGCGCGCTGACCACAGTGGTGCGCAACGACGCCGTCGACCTGACCGTCATTCCGCAGTACGACGGCGTGTTGGTCTCGCCGGGGCCCGGAATCCCCGCGAACGCCGGCGCCTCGATGGACGTCATCAGGGGCTGCGCGGCCGCAGGAGTTCCGATGTTGGGGATTTGCCTGGGTCACCAGGCGCTTGCCGAGGTCTTTGGTGCCGTGGTGTCGCATGCGCCCGAGCTCATGCACGGCAAGACTTCGCTGATATCGCACGAAGGAGGCTCGGTACTTGCCGGACTGCCGTCGCCGTTCACCGCGACCCGATATCACTCGCTCGCGGTAGAGCCCCCAACGGTTCCCGACACTCTTGAGGTCACCTGCACCACCGCCAACGGGATCATCATGGGGCTGCGCCACAGGATTCTGCCGCTCACGGGCGTGCAATTTCACCCGGAGTCGGTCCTTACGGAGGGCGGCCACCGGCTGTTGGCCAATTGGCTCGAAGAGTGCGGCATGCCGGATGCCGAGGCCCGCTCGGCGGGGCTGAGCCCGCTCGTTCGCAAGTAG
- a CDS encoding polyprenyl synthetase family protein, translating into MTTLLTAPDLRAYVAAGLEAVQCTLDDYLVGAGSELPAAGSDYRNLWQTLGNQFGGGKNLRPSLTLAAYAGLGGEDDSAILPVAAAMEMLHIAMLVHDDVLDHDEVRRGKPNVAGTRRAELRGSRLRPSQVDDHVLAAALLGGDLAIASAYDLISRAPLPAHHRLACLDLITRAIRTTIAGELLDMYGDLIDPADANSLLVAELKTATYSCVVPLRAGAQLAGADPTMVTHLERLGASLGLSFQLVDDDLGVFGDPAVTGKSVLSDLRAGKRTELLRLGFHQANDDGQAVLRASVGNPDLDEEGAERVRTVLIESGARDRALKVARQHARSARRIATERIPAPLSGYLNELIDSLEERTS; encoded by the coding sequence ATGACGACGCTGCTCACCGCACCCGACCTGCGCGCATACGTGGCCGCGGGGCTCGAGGCCGTCCAGTGCACTCTCGACGACTACCTCGTGGGGGCGGGATCGGAGTTGCCCGCCGCAGGCTCGGACTACCGAAATCTGTGGCAGACGCTCGGCAACCAGTTCGGTGGGGGCAAGAATCTGCGCCCCTCTCTCACGCTCGCCGCCTACGCCGGTCTGGGAGGCGAGGACGACAGTGCGATTCTTCCCGTCGCCGCCGCCATGGAAATGCTTCACATCGCCATGCTCGTTCACGACGATGTGCTTGATCACGACGAGGTGAGGCGCGGAAAGCCAAACGTGGCCGGAACGCGCAGGGCAGAACTGCGCGGCTCGCGACTGCGTCCGTCCCAAGTGGACGATCACGTCCTTGCCGCGGCGCTCCTGGGCGGCGACCTGGCGATCGCCTCGGCCTATGACCTCATCTCTCGCGCGCCGCTGCCCGCGCACCATCGCCTCGCGTGCCTCGACCTCATCACGCGCGCCATTCGCACCACCATCGCCGGCGAGTTGCTCGACATGTACGGCGATCTGATCGATCCGGCCGATGCCAACTCGCTGCTGGTAGCGGAGCTCAAGACCGCCACCTACTCTTGCGTCGTGCCCCTTCGCGCGGGGGCGCAACTGGCCGGGGCGGACCCCACGATGGTGACCCACCTGGAACGCCTGGGCGCGTCGCTCGGGCTTTCCTTCCAGCTCGTCGACGACGACCTTGGCGTGTTTGGCGACCCGGCGGTGACGGGCAAGTCGGTGCTTTCTGACCTGCGCGCCGGCAAGCGCACCGAGTTGCTGCGCTTGGGATTCCACCAAGCAAACGACGACGGTCAGGCCGTCTTGAGGGCCTCCGTGGGCAATCCCGACCTGGACGAGGAGGGGGCGGAACGTGTACGGACCGTGCTCATCGAGTCGGGTGCGAGGGACCGGGCGCTCAAGGTCGCCCGCCAGCACGCGCGGTCGGCGCGTAGGATCGCGACGGAGCGCATCCCCGCTCCGCTGTCGGGATATCTCAACGAATTGATCGACTCCCTGGAGGAGCGAACCTCGTGA
- a CDS encoding lycopene cyclase domain-containing protein: protein MTYALLSLAVLATLALVSVPTLRRLPFRPLALTALALVALTAVFDNVIVGLDIVAYDAAKISGLLVPVAPVEDFAYAIGAILLVPTVWTLLGRRKPGGGAQ from the coding sequence ATGACCTACGCACTCCTGTCCCTCGCCGTCCTTGCCACGTTGGCCCTGGTGTCCGTGCCTACGCTGCGGCGCTTGCCGTTCCGCCCGCTCGCGCTGACGGCGCTCGCCCTCGTGGCTCTCACCGCGGTGTTCGACAACGTCATCGTGGGCCTCGACATCGTCGCGTATGACGCTGCTAAGATCTCCGGCCTGCTCGTGCCGGTCGCACCCGTCGAGGACTTCGCCTACGCCATCGGGGCGATACTGCTCGTGCCCACCGTGTGGACGTTGCTGGGCCGGCGCAAGCCCGGAGGAGGCGCCCAGTGA
- a CDS encoding prenyltransferase — translation MIVSIVKASRPVSWINTAYPFAAGYLMVERHVDALLIVGTLFFLIPYNLLMYGVNDVFDYESDLLNPRKGGIEGDVVRDRARARKVHRGIIWASVLTVVPMATWLALHGSMASFVPLLAVICAVVAYSVPGLRFKERPFLDSFTSAVHFAGPLVYALVLTGAGLTARGIWPIWVAFLAWGMASHAFGAVQDVRADREGVIASIGTVMGARVTVWFALVMYVAASALLLLLPWPGVLAAALPLAYAASVARFARITDENCEDANRGWRTFLWLNQPVGFLVTMLLIVSVKRWL, via the coding sequence GTGATCGTCAGCATCGTCAAGGCGTCTCGGCCCGTCAGCTGGATCAACACCGCGTACCCGTTCGCCGCGGGCTACCTGATGGTGGAGCGGCATGTCGATGCGCTGCTCATCGTCGGCACCCTGTTCTTCCTGATCCCGTACAACCTGCTCATGTACGGCGTGAACGACGTCTTCGACTACGAGTCCGACCTGCTCAACCCGCGCAAGGGCGGCATCGAGGGCGACGTGGTGCGGGACAGGGCACGGGCCCGCAAGGTGCACCGCGGGATCATTTGGGCCTCGGTGCTCACAGTCGTGCCCATGGCCACCTGGCTCGCCCTCCACGGCTCAATGGCTTCTTTTGTACCGCTTTTGGCGGTCATCTGTGCTGTAGTGGCTTATTCCGTACCGGGATTGCGCTTCAAGGAGCGGCCCTTCCTCGACTCGTTCACCTCCGCGGTGCACTTCGCGGGACCGCTCGTGTATGCGCTCGTGCTGACGGGGGCGGGCCTCACAGCGCGGGGTATCTGGCCAATCTGGGTGGCGTTCCTCGCGTGGGGCATGGCGTCGCATGCCTTCGGCGCGGTTCAGGACGTGCGCGCAGACCGCGAGGGCGTCATCGCTTCCATCGGCACCGTCATGGGCGCGCGCGTCACCGTATGGTTCGCGTTGGTCATGTATGTGGCCGCGAGCGCCCTGCTGCTACTGCTGCCGTGGCCTGGCGTGCTCGCGGCGGCGCTTCCGCTCGCCTACGCGGCTTCGGTCGCGCGATTCGCGCGCATCACCGACGAAAACTGCGAGGACGCGAACCGCGGTTGGCGCACGTTCCTGTGGCTCAATCAGCCCGTTGGCTTCCTCGTGACGATGCTCCTCATCGTGAGCGTCAAGCGCTGGCTCTAG
- the crtI gene encoding phytoene desaturase family protein: MTADAAPGPRIVVIGAGVGGLAAAALLARGGAAVTLLERHPLVGGRASLLETDGYRWDTGPSWYLMREAFDQFFALMGTSTAEQFDLIDLDPRYRVFFEGADAAGPGESLDVVADPEANYALFNRMSPGDGDAMRAYAAESRELYDLALDRFLYTTFERPDRVANASVIRRLPMLASLLTRSLGSKVASRVRDERLRKILGFHAVFLGSSPKRAPSLFSLMSHLDLTDGVRYPRGGMYEVIRALERVALAEGVAIRTSTNVARIVVGNDGLASGVELDSGEVLAADAVVSGADMHHTETELLDAPHQWQPERRWRRRSPGVSALLVFAGVRGELPELAHHTLFFSHDWDANFAKIVGGGELEPPFPASVYVSRVTPTDPASAPEGHENLYMLVPFPADAALGATPDSRATLEEYAWRYLDQVAAWASIPDLRERTTLYNVTAPHDFATELSTWRGSALGLEHTVRQSAMFRPGNASPVVPNLMYVGSSTVPGIGMPICLISAELVAKRLLGATGVSPLPTPAPHGFLARSVRRDVLGRIARGEGHGPGGVGPRPRGDGHRASREARA; the protein is encoded by the coding sequence GTGACGGCCGACGCCGCTCCCGGCCCCCGCATCGTCGTGATCGGCGCCGGCGTCGGCGGGCTGGCCGCGGCCGCGCTTCTCGCTCGGGGAGGTGCCGCGGTGACGCTGCTTGAACGCCACCCGCTCGTCGGCGGTAGGGCAAGCCTGCTGGAGACCGACGGCTACCGCTGGGACACGGGGCCTTCGTGGTACCTGATGCGCGAGGCCTTTGACCAGTTCTTCGCCCTCATGGGCACGTCGACTGCGGAACAGTTCGACCTCATCGACCTCGACCCGAGGTACCGCGTGTTTTTCGAAGGCGCCGATGCCGCGGGTCCCGGGGAGTCGCTCGACGTCGTCGCGGACCCCGAGGCCAACTACGCGCTCTTTAACAGGATGTCGCCCGGAGACGGCGATGCGATGCGCGCCTACGCCGCCGAGTCCCGCGAACTGTACGACCTCGCCCTCGATCGCTTCCTCTACACGACGTTCGAGCGGCCCGACAGAGTCGCGAACGCGAGCGTCATTCGCAGGCTCCCGATGCTCGCTTCCCTGCTCACCAGGTCCCTGGGCTCCAAGGTGGCCTCGCGCGTGCGCGACGAGCGCCTGCGCAAGATCCTGGGCTTTCACGCGGTGTTCCTTGGTAGCTCGCCCAAGCGCGCGCCCAGCCTCTTTTCGCTCATGAGTCACCTGGACCTGACCGACGGCGTGCGGTACCCGCGCGGCGGCATGTACGAGGTCATTCGCGCCTTGGAGCGAGTCGCGCTTGCCGAGGGCGTCGCGATTCGCACGTCGACGAACGTGGCGCGCATCGTCGTGGGCAACGACGGCCTCGCGTCGGGCGTCGAGCTTGACTCGGGCGAGGTGCTCGCGGCCGATGCGGTCGTATCGGGGGCGGACATGCACCACACCGAGACCGAGCTTCTGGACGCGCCGCACCAGTGGCAGCCCGAGCGGCGGTGGAGACGCCGGTCGCCGGGCGTCAGCGCGCTGTTGGTCTTCGCCGGGGTGCGCGGCGAGCTGCCCGAACTCGCTCATCACACCCTGTTCTTCTCGCACGACTGGGACGCGAACTTCGCCAAGATCGTGGGTGGCGGCGAACTCGAGCCGCCCTTCCCCGCGTCGGTCTACGTCTCGCGCGTAACCCCTACCGACCCGGCCTCCGCGCCCGAAGGGCACGAAAACCTGTACATGCTCGTGCCGTTCCCCGCCGATGCCGCGCTCGGGGCCACACCGGACAGCCGGGCGACGCTCGAGGAATACGCGTGGCGGTACCTGGATCAGGTCGCGGCATGGGCGTCGATTCCCGACCTCCGCGAGCGCACCACGCTCTACAACGTGACCGCACCACATGACTTTGCCACGGAACTGTCGACCTGGCGCGGATCCGCGCTTGGACTGGAGCACACCGTGCGCCAGTCGGCCATGTTCAGGCCTGGGAACGCCTCTCCCGTCGTTCCCAACCTGATGTATGTCGGGTCGTCGACAGTTCCTGGCATTGGCATGCCGATCTGCCTCATCTCTGCGGAACTGGTCGCCAAACGCCTCCTGGGCGCGACGGGCGTCTCGCCGTTGCCGACGCCGGCTCCGCACGGCTTCTTGGCGCGTTCGGTGCGTCGCGACGTGCTCGGCAGGATCGCCAGAGGCGAGGGGCACGGGCCGGGCGGCGTTGGGCCACGCCCTCGCGGCGATGGGCACCGCGCGAGCCGGGAGGCGCGCGCGTGA
- a CDS encoding phytoene/squalene synthase family protein, with protein sequence MKKWAGRARRGAQHDNETSLALYDKTAYEASAQVIRGYSTSFGAGARLLNKSTCRHITSIYAMVRVADEIVDTYRGPDARELLDGFERDVHASMDGGFGTNLVAHAFGLTSRATGITKDLTEPFFASMRMDLETTEHTPASFDRYVYGSAEVIGEMCLAAFVATPEGPGQASSEVREGARRLGAAYQKINFLRDLATDTGELGRSYFPGVTATSLTDATLASLVDDCRADIRAAELCLPALPRRARIAVTTTIDIYSHLLRRIERTPASRLCFERVRVPNPVKAALAARNACPWMGATRRPA encoded by the coding sequence GTGAAGAAGTGGGCGGGCCGGGCGCGAAGAGGCGCTCAGCACGACAATGAGACGTCGCTCGCGCTCTACGACAAGACCGCGTACGAAGCATCGGCTCAAGTGATTCGCGGCTATTCAACCTCATTTGGGGCTGGCGCGCGGCTGCTCAACAAGAGCACATGCCGGCACATCACGTCGATCTACGCGATGGTGCGCGTGGCCGACGAGATCGTCGACACGTATCGGGGCCCCGACGCACGCGAGCTCCTTGACGGCTTCGAACGCGATGTCCACGCGAGCATGGATGGGGGTTTCGGCACCAACCTTGTGGCACACGCCTTTGGGTTGACCTCCCGCGCCACGGGCATTACCAAGGACCTGACGGAGCCATTCTTTGCCTCGATGCGCATGGACCTCGAAACCACCGAGCACACCCCCGCCAGCTTCGACCGCTACGTCTACGGCTCGGCCGAGGTGATAGGCGAGATGTGTCTGGCGGCCTTTGTGGCCACCCCCGAGGGGCCCGGTCAGGCCTCGAGCGAGGTGCGCGAGGGCGCCCGACGCCTCGGCGCGGCCTACCAAAAAATCAACTTCTTGCGCGACCTCGCGACCGACACCGGGGAGCTTGGGCGCTCTTACTTCCCGGGGGTCACGGCCACCAGCCTGACCGACGCGACGCTTGCCTCACTCGTCGACGATTGCCGGGCCGACATCAGAGCCGCGGAGCTGTGCCTGCCAGCGTTGCCGAGGCGAGCGCGCATCGCCGTCACCACCACGATCGACATCTACTCGCATCTGTTGAGGCGCATCGAGCGCACACCGGCGAGCCGCCTTTGTTTCGAGCGCGTCCGCGTGCCCAACCCGGTGAAGGCCGCCCTCGCCGCGCGCAACGCCTGCCCGTGGATGGGCGCCACCAGGAGGCCCGCGTGA